In Phycisphaerae bacterium RAS2, the DNA window CAGCGCTCATCCTCAAACGGTTCGAAAGCACGTTGCAATTTCCCGGCGGGAGACTTCCCACGCGGGAACCAGCCCCGCGACGATTCCCACGACCGCGCTCAACGCTGCGCCCTGTGCAAACAGCGAAAACCCCGCGCGGATGGGAATGCTGACACCCTCCACCGAGATGCTGTATTGCCCCCACGCCAGCCACAGCACCACCACGCTGCACCCGGCCACTCCGCCAATCATGCTTAGCAGCAGGCCTTCTGTGACAACCCATCGCGCGAGCAAGCCGCCCTCGAAACCCAGCGTCTGTAGCACTGCGTGCTCCGTGACGCGCTGACGCACCGCGAGAAACACCGCGTTGCTCACCAGGGCCATCACGGCTGCCAGCGCCGCCCAGCCCAGCCAGCGCGTGAAACCCGCGATCTCAACGATGTCCTTCGCCGCGCCGGCGACAAAGGACTGCGCCGACTGCGTGAAAGTCGGATCGGTGTCTTTCGCAAATTCCCGATCGATCGCCGCGGCGATGGAGTCCGGCGGCGCGCCGGCCTGCGCGCGAACGTCGAATTGCGTCACGTACCCGCCCTGCCGCCCGCCGGTCGCGTATTGAATGAAACTCAAGTGCGCATACGCGATGTTTTCGTGCTGGGCTTCGTCCGATTCGATGATCCCCGCGACGTAGACCGTGATCCCCGCGGCATCGAATCGGTCTCCCACGTTCAACCGCCGGCGACCGGCCAGCGTCTCGCCGAGAAGCACGGCATCACTTCGCCGCTGCCAGTCTTCCAGCGAGCCGGCGACGAATCGAATCCGGCCGGCATACTCCGCCGCGAAGGCATCCTCCGGCACACCGCGGAAAGTCACCACATCCAGCGCCGTGCGGCAGTTGTTCACCACCACGCGCACCGGCACCACCGACGCGACCCCCGGCACGGCTCGCAGTCGATCCATATACGATTGCGGCAACCGGCTCGTCGCCGGGCAGTACCGATCTTTGCGATAGACGACCAGATGCGACTCATCGGCCGACGCGCGCGTGGCTTCCTCGACGCCCGCCTGCATCGCGCGCACACCGCCGAAGAGCACCATCATCAACGCGACGCCGGCAATGGTCAGGCTGCTGCGCGTCTTTTGGCGAAGCGCCTGTTTGAGAATGACCGGCCAGAACTTCGCTGCGACCATGATCTAGGCTCCCACTCCGGTCGGACCCGGCTGCCCCGCCTCGACCAGCGCGCCCTTTTCCAGATGCAGCGTGCGCGACGCATGTTCGGCCGTGTGCGGATCGTGCGTCACCATGATGAGCGTCTTGCCCAGCTCGCGATTGAGCCGCTTGAGCAACGCAATCACCGCCTGGGCCGCGCTCGCGTCGAGATCGCCGGTCGGTTCGTCGGCCACGAGTATGCGCGGGTCAGTGACGATGGCGCGGGCGATGGCGACGCGCTGCTCCTGTCCGCCGCTCA includes these proteins:
- a CDS encoding FtsX-like permease family protein, whose product is MVAAKFWPVILKQALRQKTRSSLTIAGVALMMVLFGGVRAMQAGVEEATRASADESHLVVYRKDRYCPATSRLPQSYMDRLRAVPGVASVVPVRVVVNNCRTALDVVTFRGVPEDAFAAEYAGRIRFVAGSLEDWQRRSDAVLLGETLAGRRRLNVGDRFDAAGITVYVAGIIESDEAQHENIAYAHLSFIQYATGGRQGGYVTQFDVRAQAGAPPDSIAAAIDREFAKDTDPTFTQSAQSFVAGAAKDIVEIAGFTRWLGWAALAAVMALVSNAVFLAVRQRVTEHAVLQTLGFEGGLLARWVVTEGLLLSMIGGVAGCSVVVLWLAWGQYSISVEGVSIPIRAGFSLFAQGAALSAVVGIVAGLVPAWEVSRREIATCFRTV